From the genome of Argentina anserina chromosome 4, drPotAnse1.1, whole genome shotgun sequence, one region includes:
- the LOC126792404 gene encoding uncharacterized protein LOC126792404, with the protein MEIAPSNCYDNLKRYWRRRRYQRLHGDNKKKMRVVRLGGGPNGSTSPPRRSWRLRTTAKLRLIKCFSPINLFTKLHGAYVDMMVRTAGNVGGARRIAGGSKKVAKARDQISMATSEEAVDTRLVLEIYKRLAASRQLADAY; encoded by the coding sequence ATGGAGATTGCTCCTAGTAACTGCTATGACAACTTGAAGAGGTACtggaggaggagaaggtaCCAGAGACTACATGGTGacaacaagaagaagatgagggtTGTAAGGCTAGGCGGTGGACCTAATGGGAGCACTAGTCCTCCTCGGCGATCTTGGAGGCTCAGAACCACAGCAAAGCTTAGACTGATCAAGTGTTTTTCGCCGATAAATCTCTTCACCAAGCTCCACGGTGCTTATGTTGACATGATGGTTAGGACGGCCGGCAACGTTGGCGGTGCGAGGAGGATTGCGGGAGGATCAAAGAAAGTGGCAAAAGCACGGGATCAGATTTCAATGGCAACTTCAGAGGAAGCAGTTGACACTAGACTGGTTTTGGAGATTTACAAGAGGTTGGCGGCTTCTCGCCAATTAGCAGATGCCTATTGA
- the LOC126792403 gene encoding uncharacterized protein LOC126792403, translating into MEIAPSSYYTNLKRYWRRRRYQKLSVDNKKKLRVQRLGGGPNGTSPPRRFFKIRKLRFLKFVSPISLLAKAHGAYVDMMVKMAGNVGGARRMAGGSKKVAKPQDQISVAATCGEQAVDTRLVLEIYKRLAASRQLAAC; encoded by the coding sequence ATGGAGATTGCTCCTAGTTCATACTACACCAACTTGAAGAGGTACtggaggaggagaaggtaCCAAAAGCTGAGCGTTGACAACAAGAAGAAGCTCAGAGTTCAAAGGCTCGGTGGAGGCCCTAATGGGACTAGTCCTCCTCGCCGGTTCTTCAAGATCAGAAAGCTTCGGTTCCTCAAGTTTGTTTCGCCGATAAGTCTCTTGGCCAAGGCACACGGTGCTTATGTTGACATGATGGTAAAGATGGCCGGAAACGTTGGCGGTGCCAGAAGGATGGCAGGAGGGTCCAAGAAGGTGGCTAAGCCCCAAGATCAGATTTCTGTGGCCGCTACTTGCGGTGAGCAAGCCGTCGACACTAGACTGGTTTTGGAGATTTACAAGAGACTGGCGGCTTCTCGCCAATTAGCTGCCTGTTGA
- the LOC126791862 gene encoding uncharacterized protein LOC126791862 produces the protein MEIIPTTYYENVKRYWRRRRYQRLYGDCSKKKMRVAKLGGGPNGSTSPTRSFKIRKLRLIRFVSPIKLLSKFHGGYVDMMVRMAGNVGGARRVAGGSKKVAKAEDQVVSVAALSGEEAVDTRLVLEIYKRLAASRQLASY, from the coding sequence ATGGAGATTATTCCCACTACATACTATGAAAACGTGAAGAGATattggagaaggagaaggtaCCAGAGGCTGTATGGAGACTGCagcaagaagaagatgagggtTGCCAAGCTCGGGGGTGGACCGAATGGGAGTACTAGTCCTACTCGGTCTTTCAAGATCAGAAAGCTTCGATTGATTAGATTTGTTTCGCCGATAAAGCTCCTGTCCAAGTTCCATGGTGGTTATGTTGACATGATGGTTCGGATGGCGGGCAATGTTGGTGGAGCCAGAAGAGTTGCAGGAGGATCAAAGAAGGTGGCGAAAGCGGAAGATCAGGTTGTTTCAGTGGCGGCTTTAAGCGGTGAGGAGGCCGTTGACACTAGATTGGTTTTGGAGATTTATAAGAGGTTGGCAGCTTCTCGCCAATTAGCTTCCTACTGA